The window CTTCTGTGCCCAGTGAACGAGTCTTTAGTGAAGTCGGAGCCATTTATTAAAGCAAACGAAGCAGGCTTACAGGCCAGAATGCTGAAAGACTTTGTTTTCTACACTACAACCTAGTTCTACTCAACTGGGAGTATTAAATTGCACTAAAATAGCTATGCTATTTCTTTAGGTGCTTTAGATTTGTATAATGTTTGGTTAGaattttatttgtgatttacttATTTTACCCGTTTGTTTACCTTTTTgaagtatttatgtttaaacaaagacactttgtttttgcactttatttaaattacctCTCAATTTATTGTGTATACTCTGTTGTTATACAATACAACCTAGTTCTACTCAACTTGGAGTATTAAACTgcactaaaaataaaatagcAATGCTATGTCTTAAGGTGCTTTAGATTTGTTTTAATGAGAATTATATTTGTGATTTACtaatttgtttgtttacctTGTTAAAgaagtatttatgtttaaacaaaGACACTTTGTTTtgcactttatttaaattacctCTTTATTTATTGTGTATAAATAAGAGTTGTTTTGCTTTGAAAGCAAAGAGAGAGTTATTCTTATTAATAAAAAGGTTTGTTCAGTACAGTAATGTTGTAATCATTGTGTCAAAAACAGTAgcataacagtaaataaaaatcggttcagcatatcggttatcgggcacataagcatccaaatatttgGTATTGGCatcggtttaaaaaaatcagtatCGGTCGATCTCAACTGTCAACTCTCTACTATTATGcccaaaaactgtaaaaaaaaaaaaacatataaaaaaatcacaattaaatcATATACTTGCGAGATGGAAGGTGAGTAAAGTAGGAAtcaattttattttgtagtGTCAAGTGAACACTGCaactgaataatttttttctgaagTTTGGTGCTTATTTTCAGCAAcctaattttttatgtttcgtTAGACCACTAGATGAGGAGAAACTTTTTCCACACTGATGGCAGTGATACGGCTTCTCATCAGTATGGATTCTCTCGTGACTCTGCCAGTTACACGCATGAGAGAACTTCTTACCACAATGTGAACATGTAAATGGTTTTTCTCTAGTATGGGTTCTTTGATGGGTTTTCAAGGCTCCGGGTCTCAAAAATGTTTTCCCACAATCAGAACAAACATGAGTTTTCTCAGCTGTATGTATTTTCTTGTATCTTTTCAAATATTCAATCACTGGAAAACTCCACAAACAGAACACATGTAAGGTTTATCACCGGCATGAAGTTTCTGGTGTTTTTCCAGGAGTATTGCTGATACACATGTTTTTCCACACTCATCACAGATAAATGAGCTTTCTTCATAATGAGTGCGCTGGTGAATTTTAAGATTGGACGcagttgtaaaactcttttcacactgaggacatgtgaaaggtttctctccTGTATGAATCCTCAAGTGAATTTTCAGGAATCCTCTTTGCGTGAAACCTTTTCCACACTGGAAAGGTCTGTGACCAGTGTGAATTGTTATGTGACTCTTAAGGTGACCTTTCTgtataaaactctttccacatttAGGACAGGTGTATGGTGTCACTCCAGTGTGATCTGTTATGTGACCCTTAAAATGTCTTTTTATgttaaaactctttccacactgagggcaggtgtaaggtttctctccggtgtgaatccTTTCATGAATCTGAAGTGTCCCTTTCTGTGTAGAACCCTTTCCACAGTGAGAGCAGGTGAagggtttctctccagtgtgagtccTCAAATGTTTCTGAAAGTTACTTCTACTcgtaaaactcttttcacaatGGGGACATTTGTACAGTTTCTCTCTAGTGTGATTTTTCACATGTTTCTTGAAGTTATTTGTGTatgtaaaactctttccacactgctGGCACACGTGATGTCTGCCTTTATCCTTAATGTTAACGTCATCAATATATTGTTCATTTTTAGTGGATCTCTTTCCACGCTGATGTGAAATAACAGAATTTTTGGTTTCTCTTGTCTTAGTTGATGTTTGTAAGGAGGATTGTTTTTCAGCGATGACATCATGATGTTCATGTTGTCTCTCCTCCACTTCATTCACTTCCTGAGGTTCCTCTTTTACTTCCATCATGTCTGAAATAAACATaacatttgtcaaaaatgattgCCAGAAAACAATCATATTCAATTTAAGTTTAAAAACTATAGCTTTTAATGGAATACACAGTAATACAGACTAAATGGTAAAGCTGAAAAACAGAACTACAAAGGCTGTCACTATTGATTAATTTGGTgagtgtttttgtgttttttttatgctTACTTGAGTaaattaagtaatttttaaataattcacaaTGAAAGCACACTTAAGTGAACAATACCAGGCTAAGGTCTGTGCTGTATAGTGTAACATATAAGTCTTGTGTGATAAGAtaaaatcagtctgtgaattaATTGATAATGaattaaaaaacttaaataaatgaaGTTCCCACTGCAGCATCTGTGCAACAGAGCCTTGCGTGCGCGTGGGACAGACGCATGAACAGGTTGTCTATTATATTGTCACGCTGGATGAAATTATAGCGTGTATCTTCTTGTGTACAGCAACTGGGAAAAAACACTGGCTGAATGTCTGATGCATACAGCACTTATCTTAAAACACTTCAGCAGATTCAAAGTGgtcctctgattggttgaattacACAGGATACTTGTTACGTAAGAGATGTGTGTGTCGCGATCTTTAACATTCCgccttaaaacaacacaaagccaTCTGATTGATAAAGAAAGCTGTTTTGTTTCCTCTGGTTTCTTGTTTAATGTTCTAACTAGTGgttaaactgaactctggaacaaatacctcatcaaaaataacaaatgttttgatttccttAAGACGAGGGGAAATGGCGATCATGGATCACTGCTATGTGAAGATAGGTTTtgatctgtagttaacattgtacacattatatattacacattttacacagtaacgttagctcagtgaagttttaatatgctttagctatgatttgaactatgcactgtaaaaaaaattcagtagaaatgacagtattactgggtagaTGCAATTTTGGTCAGGTGGGTAAACATCTAATCTTTCCCTTTGATCAGAACAACTTGGCAATTCGGGAAGGTTGTAAAGCAGACTGGGATCGGGCCTTACCTTGGATCTTAGGAAAACATAGAAAGTTCAGATTAAACTCTTTTGTCATTTACTGCAAAATTCTCTTTAGTTCTCCAGAGTACATAAAACACAAACGACTGTACATAATACACTGATTGAATGTGTGCCATCTTATAAATATTTGGGTGTCTATGTAAATGCTACTTTATCCTGGAGTGCATATATGGAGTATCTCTCCTGTAAAGTACaacaacttacattttttaattagtAAATTAAGGTCCTTGAGAGCAAATAAAAAGATATTGCTCTTGTTTTTGTAAGTGTTGTATAATATGGAGTATGTGTATGGTATAGTTGTCTCTATTTTCAAATCAAAGCTAGATCAGATTGATATCTGTGTGTTCTAAAGATTGTGGGCCAAATGCTTAAGCTAAGTTTTCATTTGTTGTATGAGGGAAAAAATGGTGTCTAT is drawn from Misgurnus anguillicaudatus chromosome 6, ASM2758022v2, whole genome shotgun sequence and contains these coding sequences:
- the LOC129433160 gene encoding uncharacterized protein — its product is MEVKEEPQEVNEVEERQHEHHDVIAEKQSSLQTSTKTRETKNSVISHQRGKRSTKNEQYIDDVNIKDKGRHHVCQQCGKSFTYTNNFKKHVKNHTREKLYKCPHCEKSFTSRSNFQKHLRTHTGEKPFTCSHCGKGSTQKGTLQIHERIHTGEKPYTCPQCGKSFNIKRHFKGHITDHTGVTPYTCPKCGKSFIQKGHLKSHITIHTGHRPFQCGKGFTQRGFLKIHLRIHTGEKPFTCPQCEKSFTTASNLKIHQRTHYEESSFICDECGKTCVSAILLEKHQKLHAGDKPYMCSVCGVFQ